Genomic DNA from Pirellulales bacterium:
TTTACCCCGACGCCGACGACGAGCGGACGTGCACCGAGGTGCAAACGGCTTTCGGTGGCAGTTCCGGCACCGGGAGCAAGGGACAAAAGATCTTAATGCAGATGGGAATGCCGTGCTGGAGCGGCAATGGGCCGGACTTCCAGCAAACCGCCCGCAGCATGCATCCAGGCGGCGTGCTGGTCGCCATGTGCGACGGCAGCGTCACTTGGATCAACGATTACATTGAGGTGGGCATCACCTACGGTAGCCCACCGGGCGCTCTGCGGTTGTGGGATAAGCTCAACCTGTCGAACGACGGGCTGGCGCTAAACGCCAACGGCTACTAGCGTCACAGCGCCCTCTACGTCGCAGCGCCCTCTACGTCACAGTGCCCTCTACGTCATCGCCGATCGCCTATGGAGTGCGATATCTCTCGCGCTGGCACGGCCGTTTGTCGACTCACGCGGCCGGGACCACCGGCTTACGGCCCGCTTCGCGCGACAGGCGCCATAGCCGTCGCAGAGCGCTCAATAAGCTCGATTCTTCGGTCGCCCGATAAGGCGAGTCGGTCGGCAGCTCGACCATCAGCCGGCGATGGGCCTCCGCCAAGTTGTGATAAGGGAGCGAAGGAAACAGATGGTGCAGGGCATGAAACCGCAGCCCGACCGGCGCCCAAAGCCCGGTCAACAGCGGCCGCCGCGGATAGTTCACCGAATCGAGCAACTGCTCGACAAACGTCAACTCGCGGCCGTCGTTGATAAACCGGTGCGCGCCGAGCGTGCGAATCGAATTGAGCAGCACGACCGCGACCCCCGTCAGATAGGCCTGCACGAGAAATGTGATCGGCAGCACACCGTGAGCAACCGGAAGGGCAACATACGGATCCGCTCCAGGCTGCAATCCGCGGAGGAGTAAAATGGCAACAGTCCAGCAAAATAAGCAACTGCCCAACTCTTGGAGTCGCCAGACGCGGAGCACCTCGCGCGATGGCAGCGGCCGCACGTAGCTCGGGTCCATCACCAGCGACGATGCCCGCTGATGGACCCACCGCCGCACTCCGGGAAAAACCCAAGTAAGTGGCGTGAGCAGCATGAAGCGGACCACGGCCAGGCCGGGGATAATCAGACTTTGCGACAGGTAAAACCAGATGGCCCAGGTGGATTGATGCCCCAGCGGCAGGTACTCGCCGTCTTGCTTGGTGCCGAAATGCTTGCGACGATGATGGTCCAGGTGCGT
This window encodes:
- a CDS encoding DUF1559 domain-containing protein; the protein is HDGASKTILLGEVRAGLIAQDTRGTWAMSGGASALWAHGYVQDDNGPNAIYPDADDERTCTEVQTAFGGSSGTGSKGQKILMQMGMPCWSGNGPDFQQTARSMHPGGVLVAMCDGSVTWINDYIEVGITYGSPPGALRLWDKLNLSNDGLALNANGY
- a CDS encoding fatty acid desaturase produces the protein MLEVEEEQQEQTSFSLAETRHIVRDLFAPNPWVYWADFLMSLVVGAVCFGLVRRVPTWMPGPSGRFVQLMLFLVSSLLYYRAALFIHEIVHFRSGSFRVFRVVWNLLCGIPFLLPSFTYYTHLDHHRRKHFGTKQDGEYLPLGHQSTWAIWFYLSQSLIIPGLAVVRFMLLTPLTWVFPGVRRWVHQRASSLVMDPSYVRPLPSREVLRVWRLQELGSCLFCWTVAILLLRGLQPGADPYVALPVAHGVLPITFLVQAYLTGVAVVLLNSIRTLGAHRFINDGRELTFVEQLLDSVNYPRRPLLTGLWAPVGLRFHALHHLFPSLPYHNLAEAHRRLMVELPTDSPYRATEESSLLSALRRLWRLSREAGRKPVVPAA